One genomic window of uncultured delta proteobacterium includes the following:
- the lpxK gene encoding Tetraacyldisaccharide 4'-kinase: MSITALQRRFSSVLRPAASAYGMAMRLRALRYGSRLLPRPYRAACPVVSVGNISWGGTGKTPVVDYLLGKTAESGLRTVVLTRGYKAAPPELPFPVHRDDDPASVGDEPLLLARRHPNVLVLVDPKRSRAAAWAEKNAKPQLFLLDDGMQHLAVERDLNLVLLTPGDLLDGWNKVIPAGKWREDKSALSRADAFCMKVDAAILPGIIPVAEKRLAAYDRPLFFFDLLPTGLTRLIPYGRGLPETAPDLGGSPYTLVCGTGNPDHVRKTASSLLGREPADSIIVQDHHHYAEADVTSARQKGYPVVCTAKDAVKLAPFLPIFNDTPVWILDVRAVFSHCLFTRLSFDAWWAENLQRLLSLRFT, from the coding sequence ATGAGCATAACCGCCCTGCAACGCCGCTTTTCCTCCGTGCTCCGCCCCGCCGCCTCCGCCTACGGCATGGCCATGCGGCTCCGCGCGCTGCGCTACGGCTCGCGCCTCCTGCCCCGGCCCTACCGGGCGGCCTGCCCGGTGGTGTCCGTCGGCAACATTTCCTGGGGCGGCACGGGCAAAACCCCGGTCGTGGATTATCTGCTCGGTAAAACGGCGGAGTCCGGCCTCAGAACCGTCGTGCTCACACGCGGCTATAAAGCCGCGCCGCCGGAATTGCCCTTTCCCGTCCACCGCGACGACGATCCCGCATCCGTCGGGGATGAGCCGCTGCTCCTGGCCCGCCGCCACCCGAACGTGCTGGTGCTGGTGGACCCCAAACGCAGCCGCGCGGCGGCCTGGGCGGAAAAAAACGCCAAGCCCCAACTGTTCCTGCTTGATGACGGCATGCAGCATCTTGCCGTCGAGCGCGACCTGAACCTTGTCCTCCTCACTCCCGGCGACCTGTTGGACGGCTGGAACAAGGTTATCCCGGCGGGAAAATGGCGGGAGGACAAAAGCGCTCTATCCCGCGCCGACGCCTTTTGCATGAAGGTTGACGCGGCTATCCTCCCCGGCATCATCCCCGTGGCGGAAAAACGCCTCGCCGCGTATGACCGCCCCCTGTTTTTCTTCGACCTGCTCCCCACGGGGCTGACCCGTCTCATCCCCTACGGCCGGGGCCTGCCGGAAACCGCGCCCGACCTCGGCGGCTCTCCCTACACGCTCGTCTGCGGCACCGGCAACCCCGACCATGTGCGTAAAACAGCGTCCAGCCTGCTGGGCCGGGAACCCGCCGACAGCATTATCGTCCAGGACCATCACCACTATGCGGAAGCGGATGTGACGAGCGCCCGCCAAAAGGGGTATCCCGTCGTGTGCACCGCGAAAGACGCCGTCAAGTTGGCGCCTTTTCTCCCCATTTTCAACGACACCCCTGTCTGGATACTTGATGTGCGCGCGGTTTTCAGCCACTGTCTGTTCACGCGTTTGTCCTTTGACGCCTGGTGGGCCGAGAATCTGCAACGGTTGCTGTCCCTGCGGTTCACCTGA
- a CDS encoding Extracellular solute-binding protein family 5 → MHHKIVRQKMIFSFAAIIITALFPVCPCLAAPPATPSAMADAAATDGREDKRGDSIIMGTIGEASNLLPRMSTDASSSEVSQHLFISLIKYDENLKIVPWAAESYEVLDGGLRLRFTLKPGILWEDGVEMTAEDIEFTYKTMINPETPTAYAGDFLMVDTFTLTGKYSFEVTYTSPYARSLETWMGSILPKHVLEREDFRETAYARAPVGSGPYKFKEWVAGSRIALEANPLYFKGRPNIDRMVFTTIPDLTTMFLELKAGALDMMSLTPQQYTYQAKDPSVAGHYNQFRYLSFAYTYLGYNLESPLFKDARVRRAIAHAVDKKEIIAGALLGQGEATIGPYIPGTWAYNAAIQDYPTDIAAAEKLLAEAGWRKDEAGVLRNSKGLPFAFTIMTNQGNEQRIKTAVIIQSQLKKLGMSVSIRTVEWATFFSQFVNKGFFDAVILGWTTPLDPDLYDVWHSSRLRPSGLNFMKYANKKVDALIERGRKTFDRAERKAVYDEVQVYLHEDQPYCFLYVPYALPVVSKRFRGIRQAPAGITYNMDDWWVPKAEQKYKVTP, encoded by the coding sequence ATGCACCATAAAATCGTGCGGCAAAAAATGATTTTTTCTTTTGCGGCGATTATTATTACCGCGCTTTTTCCGGTATGCCCCTGCCTTGCCGCGCCGCCTGCCACGCCCTCTGCCATGGCAGACGCCGCGGCAACAGACGGCCGGGAGGACAAACGCGGCGACAGCATTATCATGGGCACCATCGGCGAGGCTTCCAACCTTCTTCCCCGCATGTCCACGGACGCCTCTTCTTCCGAAGTTTCCCAGCATCTGTTCATCAGCTTGATAAAATACGACGAAAATTTGAAAATCGTGCCCTGGGCCGCGGAATCCTATGAGGTCCTCGACGGCGGGCTGCGCCTCAGATTCACGCTCAAACCGGGCATCCTCTGGGAAGACGGCGTGGAAATGACCGCCGAGGATATCGAATTCACCTACAAGACCATGATCAACCCGGAAACCCCGACAGCCTACGCCGGGGATTTTCTGATGGTGGATACCTTCACCCTGACCGGGAAATACAGCTTTGAGGTGACGTACACCTCGCCCTACGCCCGCTCGCTGGAAACCTGGATGGGAAGCATTTTGCCCAAGCACGTTCTGGAACGTGAGGATTTTCGCGAGACGGCGTACGCGCGCGCGCCGGTCGGCAGCGGCCCGTACAAGTTCAAGGAATGGGTGGCCGGTTCGCGCATTGCCCTGGAGGCCAACCCCTTGTATTTTAAAGGCAGGCCCAACATCGACCGGATGGTGTTTACAACCATCCCGGACCTGACGACCATGTTCCTGGAGCTGAAAGCCGGGGCGCTGGACATGATGAGCCTGACGCCGCAACAGTATACCTACCAGGCGAAGGACCCGTCCGTCGCCGGTCATTACAACCAGTTCCGGTACCTTTCCTTTGCCTACACCTACCTCGGGTATAACCTGGAAAGCCCGCTGTTCAAGGATGCCCGGGTCCGCCGCGCCATAGCCCATGCCGTGGACAAAAAGGAAATCATCGCGGGCGCGCTGCTCGGCCAGGGGGAAGCGACCATCGGGCCGTATATTCCGGGGACCTGGGCCTACAACGCGGCCATACAGGACTACCCCACGGATATCGCGGCCGCCGAAAAACTCCTCGCGGAAGCGGGCTGGCGGAAGGACGAGGCGGGCGTGCTCCGGAACAGCAAGGGCCTGCCCTTTGCCTTCACCATCATGACGAACCAGGGGAACGAGCAGCGCATCAAGACGGCTGTCATCATCCAGAGCCAGTTGAAAAAGCTGGGGATGAGCGTTTCCATCCGCACCGTGGAGTGGGCGACCTTTTTTTCCCAGTTCGTGAACAAGGGTTTTTTCGACGCGGTCATCCTCGGCTGGACGACCCCGCTGGACCCGGACCTCTACGACGTCTGGCATTCCTCGCGGTTGCGGCCCTCGGGCCTGAATTTCATGAAGTATGCGAACAAGAAGGTCGACGCGCTTATCGAGCGCGGCAGAAAGACCTTTGACCGCGCCGAGCGCAAGGCTGTGTACGACGAAGTACAGGTCTATCTGCACGAGGACCAGCCGTACTGTTTCCTGTACGTCCCATACGCCCTGCCCGTCGTGAGCAAACGGTTCCGCGGCATCCGCCAGGCGCCCGCCGGGATCACCTACAACATGGACGACTGGTGGGTGCCCAAGGCGGAGCAGAAATACAAGGTTACCCCCTGA
- the hslU gene encoding molecular chaperone and ATPase component of HslUV protease (Evidence 2a : Function of homologous gene experimentally demonstrated in an other organism; PubMedId : 10368140, 10693812, 20370831, 8244018, 9003766, 9722513; Product type f : factor) — MSTALTPREIVAELDKYIIGQSEAKRMVAIAMRNRWRRQQLDPALRDEVAPKNIIMIGPTGVGKTEIARRLAKLCASPFIKVEATKYTEVGYVGRDVESMVRDLMEIGIALIREEETDKILAKAEEQAEERLLDLLLPTSAAPKVDYTAYADGQPAVPQTGGTREKLRGLFREEKLNEREVDMEVEESGPQLEVLSMPGMEQVGGQFKDMFGKMFPGRKKRRRMKIKDAYAILVQQETQRLVDADKVAEIARDRVEQTGIIFIDELDKVAVATQGRQGADISREGVQRDLLPIVEGSVVSTKYGMVKTDHILFIAAGAFHFAKPSDLIPELQGRFPLRVELQPLGRDEFLRILQEPHNALTKQYEALLGTEDVTIHFTPDALDEVAVFAEEVNRETENIGARRLYTVMEKILTDLSFDAPEKMGESITIDREYVRERLAGVRVNTDVTRYIL; from the coding sequence ATGAGTACAGCCCTGACGCCTCGCGAAATAGTGGCCGAACTGGACAAATACATCATCGGCCAGAGCGAGGCCAAGCGCATGGTGGCGATCGCCATGCGCAACCGCTGGCGCCGGCAGCAGCTTGATCCCGCCCTCAGGGACGAAGTCGCTCCCAAGAACATCATCATGATCGGCCCCACGGGCGTCGGAAAAACCGAAATAGCCCGTAGATTAGCAAAGCTCTGCGCGTCCCCCTTCATCAAGGTCGAGGCGACTAAGTACACGGAGGTCGGGTACGTCGGCCGGGATGTGGAATCCATGGTCCGCGACCTGATGGAAATCGGCATCGCCCTGATCCGTGAGGAAGAAACCGACAAAATCCTGGCAAAAGCCGAGGAACAGGCGGAAGAACGCCTGCTTGATCTTCTCCTGCCCACCAGCGCCGCGCCGAAGGTCGATTACACCGCCTATGCCGACGGCCAGCCCGCCGTGCCGCAGACCGGCGGCACGCGGGAAAAGCTGCGCGGGCTCTTCCGTGAGGAAAAGCTCAACGAGCGGGAAGTGGACATGGAGGTCGAGGAATCCGGCCCGCAGTTGGAAGTCTTGTCCATGCCCGGCATGGAACAGGTGGGCGGGCAGTTCAAGGACATGTTCGGCAAGATGTTCCCGGGCCGCAAAAAGCGCCGCCGCATGAAAATCAAGGACGCCTATGCCATTTTAGTCCAGCAGGAAACCCAGCGGCTGGTGGATGCGGACAAGGTCGCGGAAATCGCCCGCGACCGCGTGGAACAGACCGGCATCATTTTCATCGACGAACTCGATAAGGTGGCCGTGGCGACGCAAGGCCGCCAGGGCGCGGACATCTCCCGCGAGGGCGTGCAGCGCGACCTGTTGCCCATTGTGGAAGGGAGCGTTGTCAGCACGAAGTATGGGATGGTCAAAACGGACCACATCCTGTTCATTGCCGCGGGCGCCTTCCATTTCGCCAAACCCTCGGACCTTATCCCCGAACTGCAGGGGCGCTTTCCCCTCCGCGTGGAATTGCAGCCGCTGGGCCGCGACGAGTTTTTACGTATCCTGCAGGAGCCGCATAACGCGCTGACAAAACAGTACGAAGCCCTTCTCGGCACCGAAGACGTGACCATCCACTTTACACCCGATGCTTTGGACGAGGTGGCGGTCTTTGCCGAGGAAGTCAACCGCGAGACCGAGAACATCGGCGCGCGGCGGCTCTATACCGTCATGGAGAAGATCCTGACCGATCTTTCCTTTGACGCGCCGGAGAAAATGGGCGAAAGCATAACCATCGACCGCGAGTATGTCCGCGAGCGCCTTGCCGGCGTTCGGGTGAACACGGACGTGACGCGGTATATTCTCTAG
- a CDS encoding Malate/L-lactate dehydrogenase: protein MTQERKKFSPERLRDFCATILEKAKAHPEDAAVVADSMIYADLRGVSSHGLTRLDAYLKRIEAGVLNREAKMPLLRDSPACALMDAENGFGQVAGVKAVDLAVCKAESIGVGIVAVKNSNHFGVSAYYAVRATRRNMAAIVFTNAGPAMVPFNGTEPLLGTNPFTAAVPSSTDVPMVLDMATTQVARGKVRRAAAAGNSIPLGWAVDKDGNPTTDAKAALEGTLCPMGGPKGSGLSLMIDLFSGVLSGSCLTGDVKGVTDTSGVARVGHLFIVINPAFFSGTGKFMDDVESVGQRILGQRPADGGRIYLPGEIEAENEQANACGLALAPDTFAQINACAARYGVGPLE, encoded by the coding sequence ATGACACAAGAGCGGAAAAAATTTTCACCCGAAAGGCTGCGCGATTTCTGCGCGACGATCCTTGAAAAAGCAAAAGCGCACCCGGAAGACGCGGCCGTTGTCGCCGATTCCATGATCTACGCGGACCTCCGGGGCGTCAGCTCCCACGGTCTTACCCGCCTGGACGCGTACCTCAAGCGTATCGAAGCCGGTGTTCTGAACCGGGAGGCAAAAATGCCGCTTCTCCGGGATTCGCCCGCCTGCGCCCTCATGGATGCGGAGAACGGCTTCGGCCAGGTTGCGGGCGTGAAGGCCGTCGATCTTGCCGTCTGCAAGGCCGAATCCATCGGCGTCGGCATTGTGGCCGTTAAGAACTCGAACCATTTCGGCGTGTCCGCCTATTACGCCGTGCGCGCCACCCGGCGGAACATGGCAGCCATCGTTTTTACCAACGCTGGCCCCGCCATGGTGCCGTTCAACGGGACGGAGCCCCTTCTCGGCACGAACCCGTTCACGGCGGCCGTGCCCTCTTCCACCGACGTCCCCATGGTTCTGGACATGGCCACGACCCAGGTCGCGCGGGGAAAAGTCCGCCGGGCCGCCGCCGCGGGGAACAGCATTCCTCTCGGCTGGGCCGTGGATAAGGACGGCAACCCCACCACCGACGCCAAAGCGGCGCTTGAAGGCACGCTCTGCCCCATGGGCGGCCCGAAGGGCTCCGGCCTTTCCCTGATGATCGATCTTTTTTCCGGCGTCCTTTCCGGCTCCTGCCTGACCGGCGACGTGAAGGGCGTTACGGACACCTCCGGCGTTGCCCGGGTAGGGCACCTCTTTATCGTGATTAACCCCGCCTTTTTCTCCGGGACGGGGAAATTCATGGACGATGTGGAAAGCGTGGGCCAAAGAATCCTCGGCCAGCGCCCGGCGGACGGCGGGCGCATATACCTTCCCGGGGAAATCGAGGCCGAGAACGAGCAGGCGAACGCCTGCGGCCTGGCGCTCGCGCCGGACACCTTCGCGCAGATCAACGCCTGCGCCGCGCGGTACGGCGTCGGGCCGCTGGAATAA
- a CDS encoding putative periplasmic serine endoprotease DegP-like (Evidence 3 : Function proposed based on presence of conserved amino acid motif, structural feature or limited homology), translated as MVRKSILLSAFIVLFSVISAQAGLPDFTKLVKSAGPAVVNINTEKIVETRGRGAFPFPTPFEEFFKDMPGIPDDFFNQPQQPRQRKQKSLGSGFVISSDGYVVTNHHVVDGADSIAVSFGDAGDKEKTYKATLIGSDKLTDLAILKIDATGLPFLKFGDSDALEVGEWVMAIGNPFGLDHTVTAGIISAKGRSIRANPFDSFLQTDASINPGNSGGPLLNMEGEVVGINAAIIANGQGIGFAIPSNMAKEIIGTLRTDKKISRGWIGVTIQTLDENGAKALGLPSSKGALIGDVLAGHPAAEAGMKPGDVILSVNGETVENSSDLSRKVAAIKPGDKAKIVVWRNGAEKDLTVKIAEREAEAAKSKSGGDATENAITESLGMTVRSLSKEDAARMRLENTEGVVVTRVENGKNAAEAGIRVGDVIIAANGEPVSDVDALSKVINDQGKKRGAVMFYIIRQGQKLFKTVEIAGK; from the coding sequence ATGGTTCGTAAGTCCATTCTTTTATCCGCTTTTATCGTTCTTTTCAGTGTCATTTCCGCCCAGGCGGGTCTCCCGGACTTTACCAAACTCGTTAAATCCGCGGGACCGGCCGTTGTGAACATCAACACCGAAAAAATTGTGGAAACGCGCGGACGCGGCGCCTTCCCCTTCCCCACGCCCTTTGAGGAATTCTTCAAGGACATGCCCGGCATCCCGGACGATTTCTTCAACCAGCCGCAGCAACCCCGCCAGCGGAAACAAAAATCCCTGGGGTCCGGCTTTGTCATCTCCTCCGACGGCTATGTGGTGACCAACCACCACGTGGTGGACGGCGCGGACAGCATTGCCGTCTCCTTCGGCGATGCCGGGGACAAGGAAAAAACCTACAAAGCCACGCTTATCGGCTCGGACAAACTCACGGACCTCGCCATTTTGAAGATTGACGCAACGGGCCTCCCCTTCCTCAAGTTCGGCGACTCGGACGCCCTGGAAGTGGGCGAATGGGTCATGGCCATAGGCAACCCCTTCGGCCTCGACCACACGGTCACCGCCGGTATCATTTCCGCCAAGGGCCGCTCCATCCGGGCCAACCCCTTTGACAGCTTTTTGCAGACGGATGCGTCCATCAACCCCGGCAACAGCGGCGGCCCGCTCCTGAACATGGAGGGCGAGGTTGTCGGCATCAACGCCGCCATCATCGCCAACGGCCAGGGTATCGGCTTTGCCATCCCCAGCAACATGGCGAAAGAGATCATCGGCACCCTGCGCACGGACAAAAAGATTTCGCGCGGCTGGATCGGCGTGACAATTCAGACACTTGACGAAAACGGCGCCAAAGCCCTGGGCCTGCCGAGCAGCAAGGGCGCGCTGATCGGCGACGTGCTGGCGGGCCACCCTGCCGCGGAAGCCGGCATGAAGCCCGGCGACGTTATCCTTTCCGTCAACGGCGAAACCGTTGAAAACTCCAGCGACCTCTCCCGCAAAGTCGCGGCCATCAAGCCCGGCGACAAGGCGAAAATCGTCGTCTGGCGCAACGGCGCGGAAAAAGACCTGACCGTCAAGATCGCCGAACGCGAAGCGGAAGCGGCCAAAAGCAAAAGCGGCGGCGACGCGACGGAAAACGCCATCACCGAATCCCTCGGCATGACCGTGCGCTCGCTGAGCAAGGAAGACGCCGCGCGCATGCGCCTTGAGAACACCGAGGGCGTGGTCGTCACCAGGGTGGAAAACGGCAAAAACGCGGCCGAAGCGGGTATCCGCGTCGGCGACGTCATCATCGCCGCCAACGGCGAACCTGTGTCCGACGTGGACGCGCTGTCCAAAGTCATCAACGATCAGGGCAAAAAACGCGGCGCGGTGATGTTCTACATCATCCGCCAGGGCCAGAAGCTCTTCAAAACCGTTGAAATCGCCGGCAAGTAA
- the argB gene encoding Acetylglutamate kinase gives MIPTQDQAKFLIECLPYIKRFNNQIVVIKYGGHAMTDESLKRAFALNIALLKYVGIKPVIVHGGGPQIKRMLGRLDIQSSFHEGLRITDDATMEIVEMILGGMTNKDVVNLLTLSGARAVGLSGKDAHLLTAKKQEAFTTNEKGETVPVDLGWVGEVTRVDTTLINTLIQNDFIPVIAPIAVDESGNTYNINADSAAGAVASALKAKRFLLLTDVAGVLDKEKNLIPSITVGQAAGLFADGTLSGGMIPKIKCCTDAVQNGVRKAMITDGRVENCILLELFTDKGLGTEITA, from the coding sequence ATGATACCCACTCAGGATCAGGCCAAGTTTCTCATTGAATGCCTGCCGTACATCAAGCGGTTCAACAACCAGATCGTGGTCATCAAGTACGGCGGCCACGCCATGACCGACGAAAGCCTGAAACGGGCTTTCGCCCTCAATATCGCGTTGCTGAAATACGTGGGCATCAAGCCCGTCATTGTGCACGGCGGCGGCCCGCAGATCAAACGCATGCTCGGGCGCCTGGATATCCAGTCCTCCTTCCATGAAGGGTTGCGCATCACGGACGACGCCACCATGGAAATCGTGGAAATGATCCTCGGCGGCATGACCAACAAGGACGTGGTCAATTTGCTGACCCTGTCCGGCGCGCGCGCCGTGGGCCTTTCCGGCAAGGACGCGCACCTTCTTACCGCGAAGAAGCAGGAAGCCTTCACCACGAACGAGAAGGGCGAAACCGTGCCCGTTGACCTCGGCTGGGTGGGGGAAGTGACGCGTGTGGACACCACCCTCATCAACACCCTGATCCAGAACGATTTTATCCCGGTTATTGCACCAATAGCCGTGGACGAGTCAGGCAACACCTACAACATCAACGCGGATTCCGCCGCCGGGGCCGTGGCCTCCGCCCTGAAAGCCAAACGCTTTCTCCTGCTCACGGACGTGGCGGGCGTTTTGGACAAGGAAAAAAACCTCATTCCCTCCATCACCGTCGGGCAGGCCGCCGGCCTTTTCGCGGACGGCACGCTCAGCGGCGGGATGATCCCGAAAATCAAATGCTGCACGGACGCCGTGCAGAACGGCGTGAGAAAGGCCATGATTACGGACGGCCGGGTGGAGAACTGCATTTTGCTCGAATTGTTCACGGACAAAGGCCTGGGCACGGAAATTACGGCGTGA
- a CDS encoding membrane hypothetical protein (Evidence 5 : No homology to any previously reported sequences) — protein MGIFVILFGVVLLLTALVGSIGPLIAAAGALGAFALCVAWVSSLGSVDMGAAFFIMAVLIGIPGVVFIITFGVSLKRGKNNMTIPGPARVVFLLLGGIVIAAHTYVRDIEKNADSRIETAIQDNKPQAIAKERERNGAWADEDTVKKIMDRHGITEDSLALLRSFEFVRGSVFDAALEYPASPERLHFLRELAKMRVQSAKPKHFIRLMDEGETESADAVYPFVRFPDSAMVRAERPDLLRDVVRRGIPDEYYGSYGSPALVYAAWKDPEYTRILLDAGYDPNTANLRYDGTPPLVEAAAVTAKNHGVAQMLLDAGADPNKTGSNEHQGNKLLSALHVATTRGTAEVMQALLAAGAHIDHKDDTGQTALHMAAMRGNTEAVKLLLEKGANVSIQDGLGMTPLHRAALAGNEKACSLLLAAGAPVDAADTEGRTPLELAVNMGGGPTVAALLENASPATKALAGAANERKKTPWDLAFRYSRPWGYDRLVNAQFGLSDKGFLVKNSDGEIAVPAADVWLTSLNARAATVRSLLAAGADPARRLEEGNTLFHSAFDPQLGEAIRYMAPPRWKGHWKDAHEDALRESFWETLPAVYPQALESLLRAGIPLPALREGETYAKYCRDGPNNYKENLYAECAAVLEAERARREAASS, from the coding sequence ATGGGGATTTTCGTCATACTTTTTGGCGTGGTTTTATTGCTCACCGCCCTTGTCGGCAGCATCGGCCCGCTCATCGCGGCCGCGGGAGCCTTGGGCGCGTTCGCGTTGTGCGTGGCCTGGGTATCAAGCCTTGGGTCCGTCGATATGGGGGCGGCGTTTTTCATCATGGCCGTTCTCATCGGCATCCCCGGAGTTGTTTTTATAATAACTTTCGGGGTGTCACTGAAACGCGGCAAAAACAATATGACCATCCCCGGTCCCGCCAGGGTCGTTTTTCTGCTGTTAGGCGGTATTGTTATCGCCGCGCACACCTACGTGCGCGATATTGAAAAGAATGCGGACTCGCGGATCGAAACGGCCATTCAGGACAACAAACCACAGGCTATCGCCAAAGAAAGAGAGCGCAACGGGGCGTGGGCCGATGAAGACACTGTCAAAAAAATTATGGACCGGCACGGCATCACGGAAGATTCCCTCGCGTTGCTGCGCTCGTTCGAATTCGTCAGAGGCAGTGTGTTCGATGCAGCCCTGGAGTACCCGGCCTCGCCCGAGCGGCTGCACTTCCTGCGGGAGCTTGCGAAAATGCGCGTACAGTCCGCGAAACCCAAGCATTTCATCCGGTTGATGGACGAGGGAGAGACGGAATCCGCCGACGCCGTCTATCCTTTCGTCAGATTTCCCGACTCGGCCATGGTCCGGGCGGAGCGGCCCGATCTGTTGCGCGACGTGGTCCGCCGGGGCATTCCCGACGAATACTACGGCAGCTATGGGTCCCCCGCCCTGGTTTACGCGGCTTGGAAAGACCCCGAATACACGCGGATTCTTCTGGACGCCGGGTATGACCCGAACACCGCGAACCTGCGGTATGACGGCACACCGCCGCTGGTCGAGGCGGCCGCCGTCACGGCGAAAAACCATGGCGTGGCGCAAATGCTCCTGGACGCCGGGGCGGACCCGAACAAAACCGGCAGTAACGAACACCAAGGAAACAAACTGTTAAGCGCGCTTCACGTCGCCACGACGCGGGGAACGGCAGAGGTGATGCAAGCGCTGCTGGCCGCCGGAGCCCACATAGACCACAAGGACGACACCGGGCAGACGGCTCTGCATATGGCGGCCATGCGCGGCAACACGGAGGCTGTAAAACTGCTGCTGGAGAAGGGAGCGAACGTCTCCATCCAGGACGGGCTGGGCATGACGCCGCTGCACCGGGCCGCGCTGGCCGGAAACGAAAAGGCCTGTTCGCTGCTCCTGGCGGCGGGCGCCCCGGTGGATGCTGCCGATACCGAGGGACGGACTCCGCTTGAACTCGCCGTCAACATGGGCGGCGGCCCGACTGTGGCCGCCTTGCTTGAAAACGCGTCTCCAGCGACAAAAGCGCTTGCGGGAGCAGCCAACGAGCGGAAGAAAACGCCCTGGGATCTGGCCTTCAGGTATTCCCGCCCCTGGGGTTACGACAGGCTCGTTAACGCGCAGTTCGGGTTAAGCGACAAGGGTTTTCTGGTGAAGAACAGCGACGGGGAAATCGCAGTTCCGGCCGCCGACGTCTGGCTGACCTCCCTGAACGCCAGAGCGGCGACGGTCAGGAGCCTGCTCGCTGCCGGAGCCGACCCGGCGCGCAGGCTGGAGGAGGGCAACACGCTTTTCCATTCAGCGTTTGATCCTCAACTGGGGGAGGCCATCAGGTACATGGCGCCCCCCCGCTGGAAAGGGCACTGGAAAGATGCGCACGAAGACGCATTGCGGGAATCGTTCTGGGAAACCCTGCCCGCCGTTTATCCGCAGGCCCTGGAAAGCCTCCTCCGGGCGGGTATTCCGCTTCCCGCCCTGAGGGAGGGAGAAACATACGCAAAGTATTGCCGAGACGGCCCGAACAATTACAAAGAAAACCTGTACGCCGAATGCGCGGCCGTTCTGGAAGCGGAACGCGCCCGGCGGGAAGCGGCCAGCAGTTGA
- the ybhL gene encoding Inner membrane protein YbhL — protein MFERPTEVITSSRAEVTNAFMRGVYLWMCIGLAVTAAFAYGTLAVPALRNFVFSSQYTFYGLLIGEVLLVVALSAAIHKLSSFAATGMFILYSVLNGMTLSVLLLVYTSQSVFTAFLTTAGMFGAMSVYGLVTKRDLTGLGSFMMMGLFGIIIAMVVNMFVGSSTLDLGISILGVFIFLGLTAFDTQALRNMGESAPMDDALAIRRGTIIGALKLYLDFINIFIMLLRIFGDRR, from the coding sequence ATGTTCGAACGTCCGACTGAAGTCATAACCTCATCGCGCGCGGAAGTGACCAACGCGTTCATGCGCGGCGTTTATCTCTGGATGTGCATCGGCCTTGCGGTCACCGCCGCGTTCGCTTACGGCACACTGGCGGTTCCGGCCCTGCGGAATTTCGTTTTCTCCAGCCAGTACACCTTCTACGGTCTGCTGATCGGGGAAGTTCTTCTGGTCGTCGCGCTTTCCGCCGCCATCCACAAACTTTCCAGCTTTGCGGCAACAGGCATGTTCATCCTGTACAGCGTGCTCAACGGCATGACGCTGTCCGTCCTGCTGCTGGTCTACACCAGCCAGTCCGTGTTCACAGCCTTTTTGACCACCGCCGGCATGTTCGGCGCCATGAGCGTTTACGGCCTTGTGACCAAGCGCGACCTGACGGGCCTTGGCAGCTTCATGATGATGGGGCTCTTCGGCATCATCATCGCCATGGTGGTCAACATGTTCGTGGGTTCCAGCACCCTGGATCTGGGCATTTCCATCCTCGGGGTCTTCATCTTCCTCGGCCTGACCGCGTTTGACACCCAGGCCCTGCGCAACATGGGCGAATCCGCCCCCATGGACGACGCTCTCGCCATCCGCCGCGGCACCATCATCGGCGCGCTGAAGCTGTACCTCGACTTCATCAACATCTTCATCATGCTCCTGCGCATCTTCGGCGACAGGCGCTGA